A stretch of Lactuca sativa cultivar Salinas chromosome 6, Lsat_Salinas_v11, whole genome shotgun sequence DNA encodes these proteins:
- the LOC128126720 gene encoding uncharacterized protein LOC128126720 isoform X3, with amino-acid sequence MKTVGASWSRRMLLHLQWTPPMYSVLLMYFVDYPVGLFFLFTPPPRTSILNHLMLASFFLKDPPSYQVTIQDHSLFTFFRSAQITDVGPVGIHGGAGQLTSLPPSGKKPPQHHSQRIKTTTSHPRHQCTSRNLPATTTNTFLGWIFVWVWFLEDVHGVLGLHRYGS; translated from the exons ATGAAAACAGTGGGAGCCTCTTGGTCTCGTCGGATGCTACTCCATCTCCAGTGGACACCTCCCATGTACTCTGTTTTACTTATGTATTTTGTCGACTATCCTGTAGGTCTCTTCTTCTTATTCACGCCTCCACCACGGACCTCAATTTTAAACCACCTGATGCTCGCTTCTTTCTTCTTGAAAGACCCTCCGTCATACCAAGTTACTATTCAG GATCATTCCCTCTTTACATTTTTCCGATCTGCTCAGATCACTGATGTCGGGCCAGTTGGCATCCACGGTGGTGCGGGACAGCTGACGTCCCTTCCTCCCTCTGGGAAAAAACCACCACAACATCATTCCCAACGTATCAAGACCACAACCTCACACCCTCGCCACCAATGTACATCAAGGAATCTGCCAGCCACCACCACTAACACTTTTTTAGGTTGGATATTTGTTTGGGTTTGGTTTCTTGAAGATGTTCATGGTGTTCTGGGACTCCACAGATACG GTTCATGA
- the LOC128126720 gene encoding uncharacterized protein LOC128126720 isoform X2 — protein MKTVGASWSRRMLLHLQWTPPMYSVLLMYFVDYPVGLFFLFTPPPRTSILNHLMLASFFLKDPPSYQVTIQITDVGPVGIHGGAGQLTSLPPSGKKPPQHHSQRIKTTTSHPRHQCTSRNLPATTTNTFLGWIFVWVWFLEDVHGVLGLHRYGKLLNSLVMIDMNCALKVFVEMSVLFWSLLNHLIQTYIARLRETHTNGS, from the exons ATGAAAACAGTGGGAGCCTCTTGGTCTCGTCGGATGCTACTCCATCTCCAGTGGACACCTCCCATGTACTCTGTTTTACTTATGTATTTTGTCGACTATCCTGTAGGTCTCTTCTTCTTATTCACGCCTCCACCACGGACCTCAATTTTAAACCACCTGATGCTCGCTTCTTTCTTCTTGAAAGACCCTCCGTCATACCAAGTTACTATTCAG ATCACTGATGTCGGGCCAGTTGGCATCCACGGTGGTGCGGGACAGCTGACGTCCCTTCCTCCCTCTGGGAAAAAACCACCACAACATCATTCCCAACGTATCAAGACCACAACCTCACACCCTCGCCACCAATGTACATCAAGGAATCTGCCAGCCACCACCACTAACACTTTTTTAGGTTGGATATTTGTTTGGGTTTGGTTTCTTGAAGATGTTCATGGTGTTCTGGGACTCCACAGATACGGTAAGTTATTAAATTCTTTGGTTATGATTGATATGAATTGTGCCCTAAAAGTGTTTGTTGAAATGTCAGTTTTGTTTTGGTCATTGTTAAATCATTTGATTCAAACTTATATTGCAAGATTGAGAGAAACACATACGAATGGATCATAG
- the LOC128126720 gene encoding uncharacterized protein LOC128126720 isoform X1, producing the protein MKTVGASWSRRMLLHLQWTPPMYSVLLMYFVDYPVGLFFLFTPPPRTSILNHLMLASFFLKDPPSYQVTIQDHSLFTFFRSAQITDVGPVGIHGGAGQLTSLPPSGKKPPQHHSQRIKTTTSHPRHQCTSRNLPATTTNTFLGWIFVWVWFLEDVHGVLGLHRYGKLLNSLVMIDMNCALKVFVEMSVLFWSLLNHLIQTYIARLRETHTNGS; encoded by the exons ATGAAAACAGTGGGAGCCTCTTGGTCTCGTCGGATGCTACTCCATCTCCAGTGGACACCTCCCATGTACTCTGTTTTACTTATGTATTTTGTCGACTATCCTGTAGGTCTCTTCTTCTTATTCACGCCTCCACCACGGACCTCAATTTTAAACCACCTGATGCTCGCTTCTTTCTTCTTGAAAGACCCTCCGTCATACCAAGTTACTATTCAG GATCATTCCCTCTTTACATTTTTCCGATCTGCTCAGATCACTGATGTCGGGCCAGTTGGCATCCACGGTGGTGCGGGACAGCTGACGTCCCTTCCTCCCTCTGGGAAAAAACCACCACAACATCATTCCCAACGTATCAAGACCACAACCTCACACCCTCGCCACCAATGTACATCAAGGAATCTGCCAGCCACCACCACTAACACTTTTTTAGGTTGGATATTTGTTTGGGTTTGGTTTCTTGAAGATGTTCATGGTGTTCTGGGACTCCACAGATACGGTAAGTTATTAAATTCTTTGGTTATGATTGATATGAATTGTGCCCTAAAAGTGTTTGTTGAAATGTCAGTTTTGTTTTGGTCATTGTTAAATCATTTGATTCAAACTTATATTGCAAGATTGAGAGAAACACATACGAATGGATCATAG